One Deltaproteobacteria bacterium genomic window, CATGATAATGGCAAGGCGACTGTACGGCAGCACGATGCCATAGAGCACTTCGACTCCACCCGAGAGCCAGGACGGATTGGCAACCTCGACATTCTGCGCGCCAAAGAGCAGGCGCACACTCTGAATGAGCACTAAGCTGATACCCCAGGTCGCGAGTAAAGTTTCTAATGGTCGCCCGTACAAGAAACGAATCACACTTCGTTCCATCAACATACCGACCGCTGCACACACCAGAAAAGCAGCCGGAATCGCCGCCAGGAGATAATAGTCAAACGACGTCGGCACGTACGCTTGAAACACGCGTTGACTGACGTAGGTCACATAGGCGCCAATCATGAGCATCTCGCCATGCGCCATGTTGATAACACCCATCAACCCGAAAGTGATAGCTAGCCCTAATGCGGCGAGTAACAGGATGCTGCCGAGACTCAACCCGTAGAACAAATTTCCGACTGTACTAATCCAGAATTGCGAGCGTTCAAAGCTCGCAAGGGTATCGGTAACTGCTTGGCGAACCGCCGCATCAGGCTCAGTAAACGAACCATCATCACGTTTCCCTAACAACGCTTCAAGTTGTGACTTCAAGCCCAAATTTCCCGCTGCGCGGATCATAGCGATCGCTTCCAGACGAACCTTCGGCTCTGGACTCGATAGTTGCATCTGCGCCAGCGCCACTTCGAGAATAGTGCGTACGCGGGTGTCAGTTTCTTTTGCCAATGCGGTACGGATCGGCTCGATCGCTTCAGGACGAGGGCGCTTATTCAGCTCTTCGGCTGCGGCAAGACGCACCGCAGGATCCGCAGACTGCAATTGTAGCTGGGCGATAACCGGTAACAACGTACGCCGGATCATGTTGCTTACAACTGGCGTACGCAATTGATCGATAGCAACCGTTGCAGCAGCCCCACTCACCGCTTCTCGTACGCTGGCGCCATCTTCACTAACGATATACAGAGTTCCACTTTCATCAACCCGTAGACGACGATCACGAAAGGCTTCTAACACAGGAAGTGAAGAAACCTCATTTCGTAATCCAATCTCAGCAAGGGTGTGTTCTACCTCAGCTAGGCTAGTTGCTGCCAGGCCTTGGAGTGGTGATGGCGAGTCATCAGCACGAGCGGGTGTGGCTGGAGACGTTATGCTACACAGTGTCCAGAAGGAAAAGAGGAACAGGACAAAAAAATGGGTCATAGGAAAACTACGAGTGCGCTAAAGTGGTTGCCCTCATGAAAATTGACAAGCAAGATCGGTGACCTCTCTTTTATCCCTCACTCTGTCCCTCTCCCGGTGGGAGAGGGAACCTGAATCTGCAGAGCAGACTCTTCCCGAATTTGTTTGTCAAAATTCATTAGGGGTGGCCACGTGGGGTCGCCCCTACCCATACGGCCAGATTTAGAGGAAGGTGGGCGGTGCCCACTCTACGAAGGTGCAGACACCCAACCCTCTACCCCCCAACCTCTATCTCTAATCAGTTCTTATACTTCGGCTCAGTGCAGTTCCCGCACACCCACGGATAGGTCCAGTTCGCTACTTTCTTCGCGCTATCTGGAATAAACGGGCTCCACGCCTGCGCTTTGATTGGTCCTGGGGTTTTCCACACCACCTGGAACTGTCCGTTTTCCTGTACTTCACCGATAAGCACCGGCTTATGCAGATGATGATTCTCTGCATCCATCTGAATCTCAAAACCCGAGGGTGCCTTCACCTTCTGATAGCCGATTGCTTGGCGGACCGCACTGATGTCTGTCGTGCCCGCTTGTTTCACAGCTTGTGCCCACATCTTGATGCCAATGTAGGTTGCTTCCATTGGATCGTTGGTCACGCGCTTATCACCACCTGGCAGATTATGTTTCTTGACGTAAGCCTTCCACTTAGCAATGAAGTCTTTGTTTTCTGGCGTGTCGATCGACATGAAGTAGTTCCATGCGGCCAAGTGACCAACCAGTGGTTTGGTATCAATTCCCCGCAACTCTTCCTCACCAACTGAGAATGCTACGACCGGAATATCCTCAGCCTTCAGCCCTTGGTTTGCCAGCTCTTTATAGAACGGGACGTTAGAATCTCCGTTGATGGTGGAAATCACCGCCGTGCGCTTGCCAGTGGCGAACTTCTTAATGTCAGCCACGATAGTTTGATAATCACTGTGACCAAACGGCGTGTATTGCTCCATGATGTCGGCTTCAGCAACTTTCTTCGATGTCAGAAAATAGCGAAGAATCTTGTTGGTTGTCCGTGGATACACGTAATCGGTGCCCAATAACACAAAACGTTTGGCTCCACCGCCCTGATCACTCATCAGATATTCGACTGCGGGAATCGCTTGCTGATTCGGCGCTGCACCGGTGTAGAACACGTTGTACGACGATTCTTCACCTTCGTACTGCACAGGATAGAAGAGCAGGCCATTCAGCTCTTCAAACACTGGCAGCACGGACTTGCGCGAAACCGAGGTCCAACAGCCAAAGACAACTGCGACCTTCTCCTTCTGAATCAATTCCCGCGCTTTCTCGGCAAACAGCGGCCAGTTCGAGGCTGGGTCAACCACCACCGGTTCAATTTTCCGCCCCAACACCCCACCCTTCTCGTTCAACTCTTCAATCGCCATCAACGCCACGTCTTTCAAGGACGTTTCACTAATCGCCATGGTTCCACTCAACGAGTGGAGAATGCCAACTTTGATCGGCGGCCCATCGGCTTCCGCCATGCCAAGGGCCCAGAGCAATATTCCCACCACTGCTATTACCCGCATAAATCCACGCCATGTCACGCCACGGACTCGCCAAACAACATCACTTCCGATCATTATTTTTCCTCCCTTTTACGTTGTTAGAATAGGAACTGTGTCTGAACTCGCAATTGATGCGCACTACGATGCGCCCCTGAGAAACGATCAGTATCGAGGAAGCTATAGTCCATTTGTAACTTCAGGTTATGTCCATAGAGGTAGTAATTCAGACCGCCGGTGTACTCCATGATGTCACCGAGCACCGCGGGGTTATTAGCGCGGCCAAAATCAACACCAGAAACCCGACCAGCCAGCTCCCAGCGCCCAGGCACGAGATAATACCCGGCTTGAACGTAATACCCCCAATCGTCAGCACTCTTCCGGTTGAACGCTTTGAAGTTGTTATGACGAAAGTG contains:
- the urtA gene encoding urea ABC transporter substrate-binding protein; this encodes MRVIAVVGILLWALGMAEADGPPIKVGILHSLSGTMAISETSLKDVALMAIEELNEKGGVLGRKIEPVVVDPASNWPLFAEKARELIQKEKVAVVFGCWTSVSRKSVLPVFEELNGLLFYPVQYEGEESSYNVFYTGAAPNQQAIPAVEYLMSDQGGGAKRFVLLGTDYVYPRTTNKILRYFLTSKKVAEADIMEQYTPFGHSDYQTIVADIKKFATGKRTAVISTINGDSNVPFYKELANQGLKAEDIPVVAFSVGEEELRGIDTKPLVGHLAAWNYFMSIDTPENKDFIAKWKAYVKKHNLPGGDKRVTNDPMEATYIGIKMWAQAVKQAGTTDISAVRQAIGYQKVKAPSGFEIQMDAENHHLHKPVLIGEVQENGQFQVVWKTPGPIKAQAWSPFIPDSAKKVANWTYPWVCGNCTEPKYKN
- the urtB gene encoding urea ABC transporter permease subunit UrtB, with amino-acid sequence MTHFFVLFLFSFWTLCSITSPATPARADDSPSPLQGLAATSLAEVEHTLAEIGLRNEVSSLPVLEAFRDRRLRVDESGTLYIVSEDGASVREAVSGAAATVAIDQLRTPVVSNMIRRTLLPVIAQLQLQSADPAVRLAAAEELNKRPRPEAIEPIRTALAKETDTRVRTILEVALAQMQLSSPEPKVRLEAIAMIRAAGNLGLKSQLEALLGKRDDGSFTEPDAAVRQAVTDTLASFERSQFWISTVGNLFYGLSLGSILLLAALGLAITFGLMGVINMAHGEMLMIGAYVTYVSQRVFQAYVPTSFDYYLLAAIPAAFLVCAAVGMLMERSVIRFLYGRPLETLLATWGISLVLIQSVRLLFGAQNVEVANPSWLSGGVEVLYGIVLPYSRLAIIMFVVLVVIAVWLLLQRTRLGLYVRAVTQNRSMAACMGVATARIDMWTFGLGSGLAGLGGVALSQIGNVGPELGQSYIIDSFMVVVLGGVGNIAGTVLGGLGLGLINKLLEPMAGAVLGKIGVLIFIVLFIQRRPQGLFALKGRMAEG